The following coding sequences lie in one Pseudomonadota bacterium genomic window:
- the ssb gene encoding single-stranded DNA-binding protein: MTEGLNKAILVGNLGADPELRYTQSGQALLRLRLATSESFLNRSNERQQRTEWHTVVVWGKRAEALNKILSKGRTVCVEGRIQTRGWEDKDGNKRSSTEIVAQNVVFAGSRGSSEGFAERPSSPPETDRGSESEPFGDDDVPF, from the coding sequence ATGACCGAAGGCCTGAACAAAGCGATCCTGGTGGGCAATCTGGGAGCAGACCCGGAGCTCCGTTACACCCAGAGCGGCCAGGCTCTGCTGCGGCTGCGGCTCGCCACCAGCGAGAGCTTCCTGAACCGCAGCAACGAGCGCCAGCAGCGCACCGAATGGCACACCGTGGTCGTGTGGGGCAAACGAGCCGAAGCGCTCAACAAGATCCTATCCAAGGGCCGGACCGTTTGTGTCGAGGGCCGCATCCAGACGCGTGGATGGGAAGACAAGGACGGCAACAAGCGCAGCAGCACCGAGATCGTCGCGCAGAACGTTGTTTTCGCAGGCAGTCGGGGCAGCTCCGAGGGGTTCGCGGAGCGGCCGAGCTCCCCCCCTGAAACCGACCGGGGCTCGGAGTCCGAGCCCTTCGGTGACGACGACGTACCCTTTTGA